One part of the Rhodococcus oxybenzonivorans genome encodes these proteins:
- a CDS encoding UPF0158 family protein, whose translation MMVGQDAAVDVEAEPDRWLRFDRTGSRDGWRDMAAFAERQHDAALRERLERAIEGKGAFGRFRDLVHQASLADQWYAFATDRQLGRAREFLADKGIRVG comes from the coding sequence ATGATGGTTGGACAGGACGCCGCCGTTGACGTGGAGGCCGAGCCCGACCGTTGGCTCCGGTTCGACCGGACAGGCTCGCGGGATGGCTGGCGTGACATGGCGGCCTTCGCCGAGCGGCAGCACGATGCGGCGCTGCGGGAGCGGCTGGAGCGGGCGATCGAGGGCAAGGGCGCGTTCGGCAGGTTCCGCGACCTCGTCCACCAGGCGAGCCTCGCCGACCAGTGGTACGCCTTCGCCACCGACCGCCAACTGGGTCGTGCCCGCGAGTTCCTCGCCGACAAGGGCATCCGCGTGGGCTGA
- a CDS encoding IclR family transcriptional regulator codes for MTVIDSGNAPSVPAAKKEVPPSMVERMTLILDAFDGRTCRLTLEEVACRTRLPRSTVHRILDQLVRLDWVNHASFGYCLGRRAMGVGGGDNGHGQIRAAAAPLLHDLHMQTGMVVHLTVLDGGDSLYLDKVGGRMAAALPSKVGGRVPAYTTAGGKAMLAWVDPEEVDSLYGQRLDRSTDRTISELTTLHQELNRIRQRRGLAFERGEAVRGVGCVGVAVRSSDGPVAGISLCGDARTVQLERVAPLVVDAARAVTRALHPEPVTPRRARRTAEIPETSWSTEALDQLLSVQSGQWL; via the coding sequence ATGACTGTCATCGATTCAGGCAATGCACCGTCGGTACCTGCCGCGAAGAAGGAGGTGCCGCCGTCGATGGTGGAACGGATGACGCTGATCCTCGACGCGTTCGACGGCCGGACCTGCCGCCTGACCCTGGAGGAAGTGGCGTGCCGGACCCGGCTGCCGCGATCGACCGTGCACCGCATCCTCGACCAGCTGGTGCGCCTGGACTGGGTGAATCACGCCAGCTTCGGTTATTGCCTCGGCCGTCGAGCGATGGGTGTGGGCGGCGGCGACAACGGGCACGGCCAGATCCGGGCGGCCGCGGCGCCGCTGCTCCACGACCTGCACATGCAGACCGGAATGGTCGTGCACCTCACGGTGCTGGATGGTGGGGACAGCCTCTACCTCGACAAGGTCGGCGGCCGAATGGCGGCCGCGCTGCCGTCCAAGGTGGGCGGGCGGGTTCCCGCCTACACGACGGCCGGCGGCAAGGCGATGCTGGCGTGGGTGGACCCCGAGGAGGTCGACAGCCTGTACGGGCAGCGTCTCGACCGGAGCACGGACCGCACCATCAGCGAGCTCACCACCCTCCATCAGGAACTCAACCGAATCCGGCAGCGCCGCGGTCTCGCATTCGAGCGCGGTGAGGCGGTTCGCGGCGTGGGCTGTGTCGGTGTCGCGGTCCGGAGCTCCGACGGCCCGGTCGCCGGTATCTCGCTGTGCGGAGATGCCCGGACTGTGCAGCTCGAGCGAGTGGCGCCCCTCGTCGTCGACGCCGCCCGGGCCGTCACGCGGGCTCTGCATCCCGAACCCGTGACGCCGCGCCGCGCCCGCCGGACCGCGGAGATACCGGAAACCTCCTGGTCCACCGAGGCGCTCGACCAGCTGCTGTCGGTGCAATCGGGGCAATGGCTGTAG
- a CDS encoding flavin reductase family protein: MPTEPTWPELGTQIAAPTPDEMRRNLGHFASGVTVVTGLDADGPVGFTCQSFASVSLAPPLILFCADHRGRAWPRIQESGRFTVNVLHENQTDVCMRFGSSRGEKFDGLDWERSPWATPSLPGVLMRVHADVQSVHTAGDHDIVIGRVLGLESVSDERPLVFFRGRFGLGAVPRPVRA; this comes from the coding sequence ATGCCAACCGAACCGACGTGGCCCGAACTCGGCACGCAGATCGCCGCACCCACCCCCGACGAAATGCGGCGCAATCTCGGCCATTTCGCGAGTGGCGTCACGGTGGTGACCGGACTCGACGCCGACGGTCCGGTCGGATTCACCTGCCAGTCGTTCGCTTCGGTGTCGCTGGCGCCTCCGCTGATCCTGTTCTGCGCCGATCATCGCGGGCGCGCCTGGCCACGAATCCAGGAGTCGGGGCGCTTCACCGTCAATGTTCTGCACGAGAATCAGACCGACGTCTGCATGCGCTTCGGCTCCAGCCGCGGCGAAAAATTCGACGGACTCGACTGGGAGAGGTCGCCGTGGGCGACGCCCTCGCTCCCCGGCGTACTGATGCGCGTGCACGCAGACGTGCAGTCGGTGCACACCGCCGGCGACCACGACATCGTGATCGGGAGGGTCCTCGGCCTCGAATCGGTCAGCGACGAGCGCCCGTTGGTGTTCTTCCGGGGGAGGTTCGGGCTGGGCGCCGTACCCCGTCCCGTGCGCGCGTGA